Proteins from one Heterodontus francisci isolate sHetFra1 unplaced genomic scaffold, sHetFra1.hap1 HAP1_SCAFFOLD_91, whole genome shotgun sequence genomic window:
- the LOC137361670 gene encoding probable G-protein coupled receptor 139, whose amino-acid sequence MPSYFPEEPAPALTGISGSGQRERMDLNASTIDWNVTTMDQNLFRIDLNVTTGRSLFTWVDFLSADYDWLTLDLRIYYALRVIQTIYYPCLAIVGVPANLVTIVILYRGKCDLSECVTGYLMAMAVADLLVIILDLILRHIPILYQEHFYFLRDIPLCDIHAVLLHAATDCSVWFTVTFIFDRLVAICCQKLKSKYCLKKTASVVLGTVTLLSCLKNIFWYFTLIDRYWLINYPYFCEITGHVLFSHTWTAIEFLHYILTPCVPFFLILLLNGFTVRHILVTSRARKRLRAQRSVGTPRDSEIESRRKSIILLFVISGNFILLWSLFMVFSVWNKMYWLGFRSVYLPFFVQEIGFMFQLLSCCTNTCIYVVTQTKFREKLKNVVKHPFNLIIKFMK is encoded by the exons ATGCCTTCCTACTTCC CAGAAGAACCAGCTCCAGCACTAACGGGGATCAGTGgctcaggacagagggagagaatggatctgaATGCgagcacaatagattggaatgttacaacaatggatcagaatttgtttagaatagatttgaatgttacaacaggcAGGAGTTTATTCACTTGGGTTgattttctttctgcagattatgattggCTTACATTAGATCTTCGAATCTACTACGCACTTCGTGTTATTCAAACAATTTATTATCCttgcctcgctattgttggtgtccctg CTAACTTAGTCACGATTGTGATCCTGTATCGGGGAAAGTGTGATCTTTCTGAATGTGTCACTGGCTACCtgatggccatggcagtggcggatctactggtcattattctCGACTTGATATTGCGGCATATTCCGATTCTGTATCAGGAACATTTTTATTTCCTGCGAGATATTCCCCTTTGCGATATCCACGCTGTCCTTCttcatgcagccacagactgttctgtctggttcaccgtcactttcatctTTGATCGAttagtggccatttgttgccaaaagctgaaaagtaaatactgCCTGAAGAAAACGGcgtctgtggttctgggaacagtgactttgctgagctgtttaaagaacattttctggtattttacgtTAATAGATCGTTATTGGCTAATTAACTACCCCTACTTTTGTGAGATAACAGGTCATGTTCTGTTTTCTCATACCTGGACAGCAATCGAGTTCCTTCATTACATTCTAACCCCTTGCGTTCCATTTTTTTTGATTCTGTTGCTCAATGGTTTCACCGTCAGGCACATATTAGTGACCAGCAGAGCCCGGAAGAGACTCCGGGCTCAGAGGAGTGTAGGAACTCCCAGGGATTCGGAGattgagagccgaaggaaatccatcattttactgtttgttATCTCAGGGAATTTCATACTGTTATGGTCATTGTTTATGGTGTTTTCCGTATGGAACAAAATGTATTGGTTGGGCTTTAGGTCGGTATATCTACCATTTTTTGTACAAGAAATAGGATTCATGTTCCAGctcttgagttgctgcacaaatacgtgCATTTATGTGGTGACACAGACTAAGTTCAGGGAAAAGTTGAAGAATGTGGTGAAACACCCTTTTAATCTAATTATAAAATTCATGAAATGA